In Streptomyces sp. NBC_00448, the following are encoded in one genomic region:
- a CDS encoding extracellular solute-binding protein, with product MRRKLIAAIGVAAVLTGVAACGGSSDKSDSAKGSSAGPADFKGKTLNVWLMSGSNPPGWTKDITAAFEKQYPGAKLKITVQQWDGIQQKLTTALSESTPPDVIEVGNTQTPYYAATGGLKDLTSVKADIGGSDWVPALNGSAVYNGKQFAAPWYFASRVVVYNKKIWSHAGITTPPKTQDELFSDLDKIKAKGTKDAFYLPGQDWYGFDGFLLDAGADLVKKDGDKYTGNLDTPQAAAAINLYKKVNSYGTAPKDKDEATPQQSDVFAKGDVGAFLGLGWEAAGAITKNPALKDQVGFFAFPGKTADKTASVFVGGSNLAISQASKNPELAQNFLKMAMSDQFEGELAKEGGVVPNKASLDSNLTGNEFGTVSAAAAANGGTTPLIPAWGNVENAPNPITTLFMTGVLQGQSPSAAAKKADTEIDKRLSQQ from the coding sequence ATGAGGCGCAAGCTCATCGCTGCGATCGGTGTCGCGGCAGTGCTGACCGGAGTCGCGGCCTGTGGCGGCAGCAGTGACAAGTCCGATTCGGCCAAGGGGAGTTCGGCCGGGCCGGCCGATTTCAAGGGCAAGACGCTCAACGTGTGGCTGATGAGCGGCTCCAACCCGCCCGGGTGGACCAAGGACATCACCGCCGCGTTCGAGAAGCAGTACCCCGGCGCGAAGCTGAAGATCACCGTCCAGCAGTGGGACGGCATCCAGCAGAAGCTCACCACCGCGCTGTCGGAGAGCACCCCGCCGGACGTCATCGAGGTCGGCAACACCCAGACCCCGTACTACGCGGCGACCGGCGGCCTCAAGGACCTCACCAGCGTCAAGGCCGACATCGGCGGCAGCGACTGGGTGCCGGCGCTCAACGGCTCCGCGGTCTACAACGGCAAGCAGTTCGCCGCCCCGTGGTACTTCGCCAGCCGGGTCGTCGTCTACAACAAGAAGATCTGGTCCCACGCCGGCATCACCACGCCGCCGAAGACCCAGGACGAGCTCTTCTCCGACCTGGACAAGATCAAGGCCAAGGGCACCAAGGACGCCTTCTACCTGCCCGGCCAGGACTGGTACGGCTTCGACGGCTTCCTGCTGGACGCCGGCGCCGACCTGGTCAAGAAGGACGGCGACAAGTACACCGGCAACCTGGACACCCCGCAGGCCGCCGCGGCGATCAACCTGTACAAGAAGGTGAACTCCTACGGCACCGCGCCGAAGGACAAGGACGAGGCCACCCCGCAGCAGTCCGACGTGTTCGCCAAGGGCGACGTCGGCGCGTTCCTCGGCCTGGGCTGGGAGGCGGCCGGCGCCATCACCAAGAACCCGGCGCTGAAGGACCAGGTCGGCTTCTTCGCCTTCCCGGGCAAGACGGCGGACAAGACCGCCAGCGTCTTCGTCGGTGGCTCCAACCTGGCGATCTCCCAGGCGAGCAAGAACCCCGAGCTGGCCCAGAACTTCCTGAAGATGGCGATGTCCGACCAGTTCGAGGGCGAGCTGGCCAAGGAGGGCGGCGTCGTCCCGAACAAGGCGAGCCTCGACTCCAACCTGACCGGCAACGAGTTCGGCACCGTCTCCGCGGCCGCCGCGGCCAACGGCGGTACCACCCCGCTCATCCCGGCGTGGGGCAACGTCGAGAACGCGCCCAACCCGATCACCACCCTCTTCATGACCGGCGTGCTCCAGGGCCAGTCCCCGAGCGCGGCCGCCAAGAAGGCGGACACCGAGATCGACAAGCGGCTCAGCCAGCAGTAG
- a CDS encoding carbohydrate ABC transporter permease codes for MRRSTFGRLWPNVVAVILFVFFVFPVYWMLTTAFKPDLDIISTTPVFVPVHGTMSHFDKAVHAAGFWTLVRNSLTVTLGSVLLSLVVATAAAFAVARMRFRGRKAFILIVMMAQMAPWEVMTISVYLIVRDQDMLNSLVPLTFFYMMMVLPFSIWTLRGFIAAVPKELEESALMDGCTRFQAFVRVVLPLLAPGLMSTSLFGFITAWNEFPLVLILNKESGQTLPLWITQFQTNFGDDWGATMAASSLFTIPVVIVFLVLQRRAVAGMTAGAVKG; via the coding sequence GTGAGGCGCTCCACGTTCGGACGGCTGTGGCCCAACGTCGTCGCGGTCATCCTCTTCGTCTTCTTCGTCTTCCCCGTCTACTGGATGCTGACGACGGCCTTCAAGCCGGACCTCGACATCATCTCCACCACCCCGGTCTTCGTGCCCGTCCACGGCACCATGTCGCACTTCGACAAGGCCGTGCACGCGGCGGGCTTCTGGACGCTGGTGCGCAACAGCCTCACCGTCACCCTCGGTTCGGTGCTGCTGTCGCTGGTGGTGGCGACCGCGGCGGCGTTCGCGGTGGCGCGGATGCGCTTCCGCGGCCGCAAGGCGTTCATCCTGATCGTGATGATGGCCCAGATGGCACCGTGGGAGGTCATGACGATCTCCGTCTACCTGATCGTCCGCGACCAGGACATGCTCAACAGCCTGGTGCCGCTGACCTTCTTCTACATGATGATGGTGCTGCCGTTCTCCATCTGGACGCTGCGCGGGTTCATCGCCGCGGTGCCCAAGGAACTGGAGGAGTCCGCCCTGATGGACGGCTGCACCCGGTTCCAGGCGTTCGTCCGGGTGGTACTGCCGCTGCTGGCGCCGGGGTTGATGTCCACCTCGCTGTTCGGCTTCATCACCGCGTGGAACGAGTTCCCCCTGGTGCTCATCCTCAACAAGGAGAGCGGGCAGACCCTGCCGCTGTGGATCACCCAGTTCCAGACCAACTTCGGTGACGACTGGGGCGCTACGATGGCCGCGTCCAGCCTGTTCACCATCCCCGTGGTGATCGTCTTCCTGGTCCTCCAGCGCAGAGCCGTCGCCGGCATGACCGCCGGGGCGGTGAAGGGATGA
- a CDS encoding glycoside hydrolase family 3 protein, which yields MSPIAHTDHLGGATGPHQDTVTADALAVLQPGFAGTTAPAWVLRLLGEGLGSVGLFARNVESPEQVAALTAQLREARPDVLVAADEEGGDVTRLEARGGSSFPGNLALGAVDDLKLTRAVAAELGRRLAACGVNFNWAPSADVNSDPGNPVIGVRSFGADPELVARNTAAYVEGLQSAGVAASVKHFPGHGDTAVDSHHAMPRIDVDLDTLRARELVPFRAAIAAGAKVVMSAHILVPALDPDLPGTLSPAVLGGLLRAPREEGGLGYDGLVVTDGIEMQAIAATYGIERGTVMALAAGCDAICVGGGLCDEQTALDLRDAIVAAVRDGSLPAERLADAARRVRELAAWAVAQRSGAAEGSAPDSDIGLEAARRALRITRAEGFTPLDNPPYVAAFTPMANIAVGDVTPWGVAAELERLLPGTRTGTYRTDDVTELLAAAGDRRVVAVVRDAHRHAWMARALDGLLAARPDTIVVEMGVPQAPPVGSLHIATHGAARVCGEAAAEAIVGREA from the coding sequence ATGAGTCCCATCGCCCACACCGACCACCTCGGCGGCGCCACCGGCCCGCACCAGGACACCGTCACCGCGGACGCGCTCGCCGTCCTCCAGCCCGGCTTCGCCGGCACCACCGCGCCCGCGTGGGTGCTGCGGCTGCTCGGCGAAGGGCTCGGCTCGGTCGGCCTGTTCGCCCGCAATGTCGAGTCACCGGAGCAGGTGGCAGCGCTCACCGCGCAGTTGCGGGAGGCGCGCCCCGACGTACTGGTCGCCGCCGACGAGGAGGGCGGCGACGTCACCCGGCTGGAGGCGCGCGGCGGTTCGTCGTTCCCCGGCAACCTCGCGCTCGGCGCGGTCGACGACCTGAAGCTGACCCGCGCGGTCGCCGCCGAACTCGGCCGCCGGCTGGCCGCCTGCGGCGTGAACTTCAACTGGGCGCCGTCCGCCGACGTCAACTCCGACCCGGGCAACCCGGTGATCGGGGTGCGCTCCTTCGGCGCCGACCCCGAACTGGTGGCCCGCAACACCGCGGCCTACGTGGAGGGCCTGCAGTCCGCGGGCGTCGCCGCCTCGGTCAAGCACTTCCCCGGCCACGGCGACACCGCGGTGGACTCGCACCACGCGATGCCGCGGATCGACGTGGACCTCGACACCCTGCGGGCCCGCGAACTGGTGCCCTTCCGGGCGGCGATCGCGGCCGGCGCCAAGGTCGTGATGAGCGCGCACATCCTGGTGCCCGCGCTCGACCCGGACCTGCCCGGCACGCTCAGCCCGGCCGTCCTGGGCGGCCTGCTGCGCGCCCCCCGCGAGGAGGGCGGCCTCGGCTACGACGGGCTGGTGGTCACCGACGGCATCGAGATGCAGGCGATAGCGGCCACGTACGGGATCGAGCGCGGCACCGTGATGGCGCTGGCCGCGGGGTGCGACGCGATCTGCGTGGGCGGCGGGCTGTGCGACGAGCAGACCGCGCTGGACCTGCGCGACGCGATCGTGGCGGCGGTACGGGACGGCTCGCTGCCGGCCGAGCGGCTGGCCGACGCGGCGCGCCGGGTGAGGGAATTGGCCGCCTGGGCGGTCGCACAGCGGTCGGGTGCGGCGGAGGGGAGCGCACCCGACTCCGACATCGGCCTGGAGGCGGCCCGCCGGGCGCTGCGGATCACCCGCGCCGAGGGCTTCACCCCGCTGGACAACCCGCCCTACGTGGCGGCGTTCACCCCGATGGCGAACATCGCGGTAGGCGACGTGACCCCGTGGGGAGTCGCCGCGGAACTGGAGCGGCTGCTGCCCGGTACCCGCACCGGCACCTACCGCACCGACGACGTCACCGAACTGCTCGCCGCGGCCGGCGACCGCAGGGTGGTGGCCGTGGTCCGCGACGCGCACCGGCACGCGTGGATGGCGCGGGCGCTGGACGGGCTGCTGGCCGCCCGCCCGGACACGATCGTGGTGGAGATGGGCGTGCCCCAGGCCCCGCCGGTCGGCTCGCTGCACATCGCCACGCACGGCGCCGCCCGGGTCTGCGGCGAGGCCGCGGCGGAGGCGATCGTCGGCCGCGAGGCGTAG
- a CDS encoding GntR family transcriptional regulator — protein sequence MDSDTGSSGEPTGNGTAGRTARVPKYYRLKRHLLDITQTMPPGTPVPPERTLATEFDTSRTTVRQALQELVVEGRLERIQGKGTFVAKPKVSQALQLTSYTEDMRAQGLEPTSQLLDIGYITADDRLAGLLDMKAGGRVLRIERLRLANSEPMAIETTHLSAKRFPALRRSLAKYTSLYTALAEVYDVRLAEAEETIETSLATPREAGLLSTDVGLPMLMLSRHSVDTTGEPVEWVRSVYRGDRYKFVARLNRPTD from the coding sequence ATGGACAGCGACACGGGCAGCAGCGGGGAGCCCACGGGGAACGGCACCGCCGGCCGCACCGCCCGCGTGCCGAAGTACTACCGGCTCAAGCGCCATCTCCTGGACATCACCCAGACCATGCCGCCCGGCACCCCGGTGCCCCCGGAGCGCACCCTGGCCACCGAGTTCGACACCTCCCGCACCACCGTGCGGCAGGCGCTGCAGGAGCTGGTGGTCGAGGGCCGGCTGGAGCGCATCCAGGGCAAGGGCACCTTCGTGGCGAAGCCGAAGGTCTCCCAGGCACTGCAACTCACCTCCTACACCGAGGACATGCGCGCGCAGGGCCTGGAGCCCACCTCGCAACTGCTGGACATCGGCTACATCACCGCCGACGACCGGCTGGCCGGGCTGCTGGACATGAAGGCCGGCGGCCGGGTGCTGCGGATCGAGCGGCTGCGGCTGGCCAACAGCGAGCCGATGGCGATCGAGACCACCCACCTGTCCGCGAAGCGCTTCCCCGCGCTGCGCCGCAGCCTGGCGAAGTACACCTCGCTCTACACCGCGCTCGCCGAGGTCTACGACGTGCGGCTGGCCGAGGCCGAGGAGACCATCGAGACCTCGCTGGCCACCCCGCGCGAGGCCGGGCTGCTGAGCACCGACGTCGGGCTGCCGATGCTGATGCTCTCCCGGCACTCCGTGGACACCACGGGGGAACCGGTGGAGTGGGTGCGGTCGGTCTACCGCGGCGACCGGTACAAGTTCGTCGCGCGGCTCAACCGCCCGACGGACTGA
- the nagB gene encoding glucosamine-6-phosphate deaminase, whose translation MEVVIVPDAAAGGEIIAEAMAALLRRKPDALLGVATGSTPLPVYQALAAKVRSGAVDAARARVCQLDEYVGLPAGHPESYRSVVLREVVDPLGLSPKSFMGPDGAATDVRAACAAYDAALAAAGGVDLQLLGIGTDGHIGFNEPCSSLASRTRIKTLTEQTRVDNARFFDGDIAQVPQHVITQGIGTILEARHLVLLATGEGKAEAVAQTVEGPVAAVVPASALQLHPHATVVVDEAAASKLKLAPYFRATFAAKPDWQGL comes from the coding sequence GTGGAAGTTGTCATCGTGCCGGACGCCGCCGCAGGCGGCGAAATCATCGCGGAGGCCATGGCCGCCCTGCTGCGCCGCAAGCCCGACGCACTGCTCGGCGTGGCGACCGGTTCCACCCCGCTGCCGGTCTACCAGGCACTCGCCGCCAAGGTGCGCTCCGGCGCCGTGGACGCCGCCAGGGCCCGGGTCTGCCAGCTCGACGAGTACGTGGGCCTGCCGGCCGGCCACCCGGAGTCGTACCGCTCGGTGGTGCTGCGGGAGGTGGTGGACCCGCTCGGCCTGTCGCCGAAGTCGTTCATGGGTCCCGACGGCGCCGCCACCGACGTACGGGCGGCCTGCGCGGCGTACGACGCGGCGCTCGCGGCGGCCGGCGGGGTCGACCTCCAGCTGCTCGGCATCGGCACCGACGGGCACATAGGGTTCAACGAGCCCTGCTCCTCGCTCGCCTCCCGCACCCGGATCAAGACCCTCACCGAGCAGACCCGGGTGGACAACGCCCGCTTCTTCGACGGCGACATCGCGCAGGTGCCGCAGCATGTGATCACCCAGGGCATCGGCACCATCCTGGAGGCGCGGCACCTGGTGCTGCTGGCCACCGGCGAGGGCAAGGCCGAGGCCGTCGCGCAGACCGTGGAGGGCCCGGTCGCCGCCGTGGTGCCCGCCTCCGCGCTGCAGTTGCACCCGCACGCGACGGTGGTGGTCGACGAGGCCGCCGCGTCCAAGCTGAAGCTGGCGCCGTACTTCCGCGCCACCTTCGCCGCGAAGCCGGACTGGCAGGGGCTGTAG
- a CDS encoding carbohydrate ABC transporter permease translates to MAAQYKGTQVRGPDEGAAIPGPSGARTAGQPPAAPRKARSVGGAVAGRSVPYLLILPALAATVLLLGYPLVRNVIISFQTLNAFQLIQHTTQWTGFGNYKAQLTSADFWHTTERSVFFTLANVVLIMIAGTLVGLLLYRLGKRMRLLLSIGMVLAWAMPIVAGTTVYQWLFDTRYGVVNWSLNKLGWHSMQGYNWFGHQFSTFAVITLMVVWQSIPFVALNLYAGLTTISGEIFEAARMDGAGAWRSFTSVLFPMLKPFFLSTAFLEVIWVFKAFTQVYALNAGGPEGLTETLPVYAYVEGVGNQHYGTGAAISVLTILILLVLMSYYFRIMLKQEDEL, encoded by the coding sequence ATGGCCGCGCAGTACAAAGGGACGCAAGTACGGGGCCCCGACGAGGGAGCGGCCATACCCGGGCCCTCCGGCGCGCGCACCGCGGGACAGCCGCCGGCCGCCCCCCGCAAGGCGCGGTCCGTCGGCGGCGCGGTCGCCGGCCGCTCGGTGCCGTACCTGCTGATCCTGCCCGCGCTGGCGGCCACCGTGCTGCTGCTGGGCTACCCGCTGGTGCGGAACGTGATCATCTCGTTCCAGACCCTCAACGCCTTCCAGCTGATCCAGCACACCACCCAGTGGACCGGGTTCGGCAACTACAAGGCCCAGCTGACCAGCGCCGACTTCTGGCACACCACCGAGCGCTCGGTCTTCTTCACCCTCGCCAACGTCGTGCTGATCATGATCGCCGGCACCCTGGTGGGGCTGCTGCTGTACCGGCTCGGCAAGCGGATGCGGCTGCTGCTGTCGATCGGGATGGTGCTCGCCTGGGCGATGCCGATCGTGGCCGGCACCACCGTCTACCAGTGGCTCTTCGACACCCGCTACGGCGTGGTCAACTGGTCCCTGAACAAGCTCGGCTGGCACTCGATGCAGGGCTACAACTGGTTCGGCCACCAGTTTTCCACCTTCGCGGTCATCACCCTGATGGTGGTCTGGCAGTCGATCCCGTTCGTCGCGCTCAACCTCTACGCGGGTCTGACCACCATCTCCGGGGAGATCTTCGAGGCCGCCCGGATGGACGGCGCGGGCGCCTGGCGCTCCTTCACCTCGGTGCTCTTCCCGATGCTCAAGCCGTTCTTCCTGAGCACCGCGTTCCTTGAGGTCATCTGGGTGTTCAAGGCGTTCACCCAGGTCTACGCGCTCAACGCCGGCGGCCCCGAGGGCCTGACCGAGACGCTGCCGGTCTACGCCTACGTCGAGGGCGTCGGCAACCAGCACTACGGCACGGGCGCGGCGATCTCCGTGCTGACCATCCTCATCCTGCTGGTGCTGATGTCCTACTACTTCCGGATCATGTTGAAGCAGGAGGACGAGCTGTGA
- the mctP gene encoding monocarboxylate uptake permease MctP, with protein sequence MKNHVDGVALAILIFFFVAVTAMGFMAARWRRADNALHLDEWGLGGRSFGTWVTWFLLGGDLYTAYTFIAVPAAIYGAGASGFFAVPYTIIAYPLVFLFLPRLWSVSRKHGYVTSSDFIRGRFGSKSLSVAVALTGIVATMPYIALQLVGIQAVLDVVGVGGSDSTNWFVKDLPLLIAFGVLAAYTYSSGLRAPALIAFVKDALIYIVIAVAIIYIPYKLGGFGDIFHKAGAAYAVKNPATGKPHGSLTVAPQAQWAYATLALGSAMALFLYPHSVTAVLSGKSRTVIQRNTAILPLYSLMLGLLAMLGFMAVADGVGKNVKGYNAQLAIPQLFENVFPSWFAGVAFAAIAIGALVPAAIMSIAAANLFTRNIYKDLIRPNATPTEETRVSKLASLVVKVGALVFVLSMDKTVAINFQLLGGIWILQTVPAIVGGLFTRWFHRWALLAGWAAGMAYGTWKAYDQSSPSQSHFGGNSDTIPWIGKIGYIGLTAFVLNVVIAVVLTLVLRAVKAPAGTDETVLSDYTAEPGEPDDPGVPLTPEPAPSA encoded by the coding sequence GTGAAGAACCACGTCGACGGGGTCGCGCTCGCCATCCTCATCTTCTTCTTCGTCGCCGTCACGGCGATGGGCTTCATGGCCGCGCGCTGGCGGCGCGCGGACAACGCGCTGCACCTGGACGAATGGGGGCTGGGCGGCCGCAGTTTCGGCACCTGGGTGACCTGGTTCCTGCTCGGCGGCGACCTCTACACCGCGTACACCTTCATCGCCGTGCCGGCCGCGATCTACGGCGCCGGAGCGTCGGGCTTCTTCGCCGTGCCCTACACGATCATCGCCTACCCGCTGGTCTTCCTCTTCCTGCCGCGGCTGTGGTCGGTCTCGCGCAAGCACGGCTACGTGACCTCCTCGGACTTCATCCGCGGCCGGTTCGGCTCCAAGAGCCTGTCGGTGGCCGTCGCGCTCACCGGCATCGTGGCCACCATGCCGTACATCGCGCTCCAACTCGTCGGCATCCAGGCGGTGCTGGACGTGGTCGGGGTCGGCGGCAGCGACTCGACCAACTGGTTCGTCAAGGACCTGCCGCTGCTGATCGCCTTCGGTGTGCTCGCCGCGTACACCTACTCCTCCGGGCTGCGGGCACCCGCGCTGATCGCGTTCGTCAAGGACGCGCTGATCTACATCGTGATCGCGGTGGCGATCATCTACATCCCGTACAAGCTCGGCGGGTTCGGCGACATCTTCCACAAGGCGGGCGCCGCGTACGCGGTGAAGAACCCCGCCACCGGCAAGCCGCACGGCTCGCTGACCGTCGCACCGCAGGCCCAATGGGCTTACGCCACGCTCGCGTTGGGCTCCGCGATGGCGCTGTTCCTCTACCCGCACTCGGTGACCGCGGTGCTCTCCGGCAAGAGCCGCACCGTCATCCAGCGCAACACCGCGATCCTGCCGCTGTACTCGCTGATGCTCGGGCTGCTGGCGATGCTCGGCTTCATGGCGGTCGCCGACGGCGTCGGCAAGAACGTCAAGGGCTACAACGCCCAACTCGCCATCCCCCAGCTCTTCGAGAACGTCTTCCCGAGCTGGTTCGCCGGGGTCGCCTTCGCCGCGATCGCGATCGGCGCGCTGGTACCCGCCGCGATCATGTCCATCGCCGCCGCGAACCTCTTCACCCGCAACATCTACAAGGACCTGATCCGCCCGAACGCCACGCCCACGGAGGAGACCCGCGTCTCCAAGCTCGCCTCGCTGGTGGTGAAGGTCGGCGCGCTCGTCTTCGTGCTGTCGATGGACAAGACCGTGGCGATCAACTTCCAACTGCTGGGCGGGATCTGGATTCTGCAGACGGTGCCCGCGATCGTCGGCGGGCTGTTCACCCGCTGGTTCCACCGCTGGGCGCTGCTGGCCGGCTGGGCCGCGGGCATGGCCTACGGCACCTGGAAGGCGTACGACCAGTCCAGCCCGAGCCAGTCGCACTTCGGCGGGAACTCCGACACGATTCCGTGGATCGGCAAGATCGGGTACATCGGGCTCACCGCGTTCGTGCTCAACGTGGTCATCGCGGTGGTGCTCACGCTGGTGTTGCGGGCGGTGAAGGCGCCCGCGGGCACCGATGAGACGGTCCTGTCGGACTACACCGCCGAACCGGGCGAGCCCGACGACCCGGGGGTGCCCCTGACCCCCGAGCCCGCCCCGTCCGCATAG
- a CDS encoding SDR family oxidoreductase, which produces MTNTGTAAGTGADTAVRSGTATAAGPGPLTGRTALVTGGSRGIGRGIALRLARDGARVGVHYGTNKAAADATVAAIQAAGGAAFPLGADLADPDAPEALWAAFDRAADGLDILVNNAGIGVASPFADIDRAEFDRVFAVNTRAPFFLTRGALSRLRDGGRIVNVSTGLTHNAVMPELMAYTMSKAALDVFTRDLSKELGPRGITVNAIAPGIIDTDNTAPVIRTSDAAWEQAAAYSVFKRVGAPEDVADAVAFLASDAARWITGHWLDATGGSLL; this is translated from the coding sequence ATGACGAACACGGGTACGGCGGCGGGCACGGGCGCGGATACGGCCGTGCGCTCCGGCACGGCCACGGCGGCGGGCCCCGGACCGCTCACCGGCAGAACCGCCCTGGTCACCGGCGGCAGCCGCGGCATCGGCCGCGGCATAGCCCTGCGGCTGGCCCGCGACGGCGCCAGGGTGGGCGTGCACTACGGCACGAACAAAGCCGCCGCCGACGCCACGGTCGCCGCGATCCAGGCGGCCGGCGGCGCCGCCTTCCCGCTCGGCGCGGACCTGGCCGACCCCGACGCCCCGGAAGCGCTGTGGGCGGCCTTCGACCGGGCCGCGGACGGGCTGGACATCCTCGTCAACAACGCCGGCATCGGCGTGGCGAGCCCCTTCGCCGACATCGACCGGGCCGAGTTCGACCGGGTCTTCGCGGTCAACACCCGCGCCCCCTTCTTCCTCACCCGCGGCGCGCTGTCCCGGCTGCGCGACGGCGGCCGCATCGTCAACGTCTCCACCGGCCTGACCCACAACGCGGTGATGCCCGAACTGATGGCCTACACCATGTCCAAGGCCGCGCTCGACGTCTTCACCCGGGACCTGTCCAAGGAACTCGGGCCGCGCGGCATCACCGTCAACGCGATCGCGCCCGGGATCATCGACACCGACAACACCGCACCGGTCATCCGTACCTCCGACGCCGCCTGGGAACAGGCCGCCGCCTACTCCGTCTTCAAGCGGGTCGGCGCCCCCGAGGACGTCGCCGACGCCGTCGCGTTCCTCGCCTCCGACGCCGCCCGCTGGATCACCGGGCACTGGCTCGACGCGACCGGCGGCTCCCTGCTCTGA
- a CDS encoding DUF3311 domain-containing protein, whose product MPTAPTQVPPPRRPADGPRPAVTPARVVAGICLIIPLVSTLWVSSYSRLTPTFIGIPFFYWYQLAWVPASAVLTYSAYVLVRRDARSRKGGAAK is encoded by the coding sequence GTGCCGACCGCGCCGACACAAGTACCCCCACCGCGCCGACCGGCGGACGGACCACGACCGGCGGTCACGCCCGCGCGGGTCGTCGCCGGAATCTGCCTGATCATTCCGCTCGTCAGCACGCTCTGGGTCAGCTCCTATTCGCGGCTGACCCCGACCTTCATCGGCATCCCGTTCTTCTACTGGTACCAGCTCGCCTGGGTGCCGGCCTCGGCGGTGCTCACCTACTCCGCCTACGTGCTGGTCCGGCGTGACGCGCGCAGCCGCAAGGGAGGTGCGGCCAAGTGA
- a CDS encoding SIS domain-containing protein — protein MSASASSPAPRAGEPGWIMFGEIAEQPEVLRRVLAEAAPQVRRTAQRIAARRPRFVLLSARGTSDHAALYAKYLFEVELGLPCGLTSMSTVTAYGATPHLEDVLLVSVSQSGGSPDLVATTRAARRAGAITLAVTNNPDSPLAEVAEFHLDILAGPEKALPATKTYTAELLVLYLFVMGLRDDDGAAAAVLPDLVQEVLDRSAEVRALAGRYRFAERMVITSRGYGYPTAKEAALKLMETSYIPALAYSGADLLHGPLAMVDNISPVIAIVTEGRGGEALQPVLDRLRGRGADLVVIGPRVQVKAATGGFGLPTGRLPEALQPVLEIIPLQRLAYEVAVARGQDPDAPRALAKVTETR, from the coding sequence ATGTCGGCTTCTGCGTCGTCCCCGGCCCCGCGCGCGGGTGAGCCGGGCTGGATCATGTTCGGCGAGATCGCCGAGCAGCCGGAGGTGCTGCGCCGGGTCCTGGCCGAGGCCGCGCCCCAGGTGCGCCGGACCGCCCAGCGGATCGCGGCCCGGCGGCCCCGGTTCGTGCTGCTCAGCGCCCGCGGCACCTCCGACCACGCGGCGCTGTACGCGAAGTACCTGTTCGAGGTGGAACTGGGCCTGCCCTGCGGGTTGACCTCGATGTCCACCGTCACCGCGTACGGGGCCACCCCGCACCTGGAGGACGTGCTGCTGGTCAGCGTCAGCCAGTCCGGCGGCTCGCCCGACCTGGTCGCCACCACGCGGGCCGCCCGCCGGGCCGGCGCGATCACCCTCGCGGTCACCAACAACCCGGACTCGCCGCTGGCGGAGGTCGCGGAGTTCCACCTCGACATACTGGCCGGGCCGGAGAAGGCGCTGCCCGCGACGAAGACGTACACCGCGGAACTCCTGGTGCTCTACCTGTTCGTCATGGGCCTGCGCGACGACGACGGGGCGGCCGCCGCCGTGCTGCCCGACCTCGTGCAGGAGGTGCTGGACCGCTCCGCCGAGGTGCGCGCGCTGGCCGGGCGGTACCGCTTCGCCGAGCGGATGGTGATCACCTCGCGCGGATACGGCTACCCGACCGCGAAGGAGGCCGCGCTGAAGCTGATGGAGACCAGCTACATCCCCGCGCTCGCCTACTCCGGCGCCGACCTGCTGCACGGCCCGCTGGCGATGGTCGACAACATCTCCCCGGTCATCGCGATCGTCACCGAGGGCCGGGGCGGCGAGGCGCTGCAGCCCGTGCTGGACCGGCTGCGCGGGCGGGGCGCGGACCTCGTGGTGATCGGCCCCCGGGTCCAGGTCAAGGCGGCCACGGGCGGCTTCGGGCTGCCCACCGGGAGGCTGCCGGAAGCGCTCCAACCCGTGCTGGAGATCATCCCGTTGCAGCGGCTCGCCTACGAGGTGGCGGTCGCGCGTGGCCAGGACCCGGACGCGCCACGGGCGTTGGCGAAGGTGACCGAGACCCGGTAG